The genomic interval CGTTTAGtctcgacgacgacgaagacatGGTGATTCGAGACATCACTCACTTGTGCCTTATGGAGGGACGGTACCGTGTCGAGGTCAGCCACGTTCCGGTGGGGAACTGGGTTTTGATTGGCGGTGTTGATCTGTCGGTCCTGAAAACGTCGACGATCACGAACGTAGACCACTCTGAGGAAGTCGAGATTTTCTCGCCGCTGCTCTTCAACTCGGTCCCCGTCATCAAGGTGGCGTGCGAGCCTCTCCAGCCTTCGGAACTCCCGAAAATGCTCGAGGtaggcgaggaaagagtcGCGAACGTGAGCGTGGATGCGGATACAGTCCACGAACGGCGGAAGCAGCTTTGGGGTGCTGGGAACTCTGTCGGAGAAGCCAAGCTTCAGAACGAGCGTTCGTTGACCAAACGCGGTGAAGGGGGGAGGCAGTCAACGGGGTGCAGTGTCGTCTCGACCGCAcgcgggtgtctgtacagcggAC from Toxoplasma gondii ME49 unplaced genomic scaffold asmbl.1656, whole genome shotgun sequence carries:
- a CDS encoding U5 small nuclear ribonucleoprotein component (U5 snRNP), putative (encoded by transcript TGME49_327000) codes for the protein FSLDDDEDMVIRDITHLCLMEGRYRVEVSHVPVGNWVLIGGVDLSVLKTSTITNVDHSEEVEIFSPLLFNSVPVIKVACEPLQPSELPKMLESTVSPIPLSAFSLFSWHLFFRISHLARSCASRLSHRRD